In a single window of the Novosphingobium sp. IK01 genome:
- a CDS encoding MerC domain-containing protein: MNQALLALRSRLDRFGVILSGLCMIHCLAGLFLVGVLGLGGGVLLNPEIHHIGLILAIVIGAATIGMGALRHGHRLPLVLGLSGLALMTAAVLVGHGSAESVLTIAGVLLVACAHIVNMRRGSCSTTCDC, from the coding sequence ATGAACCAGGCCCTCCTCGCCTTGCGCAGCCGACTCGATCGCTTCGGGGTGATCCTCTCCGGGCTGTGCATGATCCACTGCCTTGCCGGGCTGTTCCTCGTGGGCGTGCTGGGGCTGGGCGGGGGCGTGCTGCTCAACCCGGAAATCCATCACATCGGCCTGATCCTCGCCATCGTGATCGGGGCGGCCACGATCGGCATGGGCGCGCTGCGCCATGGACACCGGTTGCCACTGGTGCTGGGCCTGTCCGGGCTGGCGCTGATGACGGCGGCGGTTCTGGTCGGCCACGGGAGCGCCGAATCCGTGCTGACCATTGCGGGCGTGCTGCTGGTGGCCTGCGCCCATATCGTCAACATGCGCCGGGG
- a CDS encoding COX15/CtaA family protein, whose product MTSASPSPSSLSPLSLARWLLVVAIMIVGIVVVGGITRLTESGVSITEWNVVSGTLPPLTQAQWQAEFDAYRQTPQYILVNGPAGMTLATYKSIFFWEWVHRLLARTIGMVFAVPLAWFWLRGRIPAGYKPRLLALLALGGLQGAVGWWMVKSGIVHDVKVSHYRLATHLAVALFTLGGIVWTMLDLRALARGEARSRLTGLGTLALAMLALQLVYGALLAGLRAGVVAGAGWFSWDAWPLMQGNIWPDGVDWAAGAFHALTSDPYLVHFFHRTWAWAVVAVLVVVARVLRRSGQRRVSVALHCAFGMQVVLGIATVWSGVAIGLAVLHQLCGAVLLACTVWAAHALGRPARRG is encoded by the coding sequence ATGACTTCTGCTTCCCCTTCTCCCTCGTCACTTTCCCCCCTGTCACTCGCGCGCTGGCTTCTGGTCGTGGCGATCATGATCGTGGGCATCGTGGTCGTCGGCGGGATCACGCGATTGACCGAGTCGGGTGTCTCGATCACCGAATGGAACGTCGTGTCGGGCACCCTCCCCCCGCTGACCCAGGCGCAATGGCAGGCCGAATTCGACGCCTATCGCCAGACCCCGCAATATATCCTCGTCAACGGCCCGGCGGGGATGACGCTGGCCACCTACAAGTCGATCTTCTTCTGGGAATGGGTCCACCGCCTGCTCGCGCGCACCATCGGCATGGTCTTTGCGGTGCCGCTGGCGTGGTTCTGGCTGCGCGGGCGCATTCCGGCGGGCTACAAGCCGCGTCTTCTGGCGCTGCTGGCGCTGGGCGGGCTTCAGGGCGCGGTGGGCTGGTGGATGGTCAAGTCGGGGATCGTCCACGACGTGAAAGTCAGCCACTACCGGCTCGCGACCCATCTGGCGGTAGCCCTGTTCACGTTGGGCGGGATCGTGTGGACGATGCTCGACCTGCGGGCGCTGGCGCGGGGCGAGGCGCGGTCCCGGCTGACCGGGCTGGGCACGCTGGCCCTCGCGATGCTGGCCTTGCAGCTGGTCTATGGCGCGCTGCTGGCGGGCCTGCGCGCGGGCGTGGTGGCCGGGGCGGGCTGGTTCTCTTGGGATGCCTGGCCGCTGATGCAGGGCAATATCTGGCCCGATGGCGTGGACTGGGCGGCAGGCGCGTTCCATGCGCTGACCAGCGATCCCTATCTCGTCCATTTCTTCCACCGCACATGGGCCTGGGCGGTCGTGGCGGTGCTGGTGGTCGTCGCGCGGGTGCTGCGGCGGAGCGGCCAGCGGCGGGTTTCGGTGGCGCTGCATTGCGCGTTCGGCATGCAGGTCGTGCTGGGCATCGCGACGGTGTGGAGCGGGGTGGCGATCGGACTGGCGGTGCTTCACCAGCTGTGCGGCGCCGTGCTGCTGGCCTGCACGGTGTGGGCGGCCCATGCGCTGGGACGCCCTGCCCGGCGCGGATAA
- the rplM gene encoding 50S ribosomal protein L13 has product MKALSKVTRSIKPAEVEKKWHLIDAEGLVVGRLAVIIANHLRGKHKPSYTPHVDCGDHVVVINADKVRLTGNKLKAKTYYKHTGYAGGIKEVTADKVLGGRFPERVLEKAVERMIPRGPLGRDQMRALHLYAGTEHPHGGTQPVALDVASMNRKNKVGA; this is encoded by the coding sequence ATGAAGGCTCTCAGCAAGGTCACCCGGTCGATCAAGCCGGCCGAGGTGGAAAAGAAGTGGCATCTGATCGATGCCGAAGGCCTGGTGGTCGGCCGTCTGGCCGTCATCATCGCCAACCATCTGCGCGGCAAGCACAAGCCCAGCTACACGCCCCACGTCGATTGCGGCGATCACGTTGTCGTGATCAACGCCGACAAGGTCCGCCTGACCGGCAACAAGCTCAAGGCCAAGACCTATTACAAGCACACCGGCTATGCCGGCGGCATCAAGGAAGTCACCGCGGACAAGGTCCTGGGTGGTCGTTTCCCCGAGCGCGTGCTTGAAAAGGCTGTCGAGCGCATGATCCCGCGCGGTCCGCTCGGTCGTGACCAGATGCGTGCCCTGCACCTCTATGCCGGCACCGAACACCCGCACGGTGGCACCCAGCCGGTGGCGCTCGACGTCGCCTCGATGAACCGCAAGAACAAGGTGGGCGCATAA
- the rpsI gene encoding 30S ribosomal protein S9 produces MADNDTVSSLADLKNLTSAAPAAAAEPAAEGDVEAPVVPAAPTAPLRDREVDAFGRSYATGRRKDAVARVWLKPGSGKIVVNGRDQEVYFARPTLRLVINQPFQVAGREGQYDIIATVKGGGLSGQAGAVKHGIAQALSKFEPALRGAVKAAGFLTRDSRVVERKKYGRAKARRSFQFSKR; encoded by the coding sequence ATGGCCGACAACGACACCGTCTCGAGCCTGGCCGACCTCAAGAACCTGACGTCTGCCGCTCCCGCCGCCGCCGCTGAACCCGCCGCCGAAGGCGACGTGGAAGCGCCGGTCGTGCCCGCCGCCCCCACCGCTCCCCTGCGCGACCGCGAAGTCGACGCGTTCGGCCGTTCGTATGCGACCGGCCGCCGCAAGGACGCCGTGGCCCGCGTGTGGCTCAAGCCCGGCAGCGGCAAGATCGTGGTCAATGGCCGCGATCAGGAAGTCTACTTCGCCCGTCCGACCCTGCGTCTGGTGATCAACCAGCCGTTCCAGGTTGCCGGTCGCGAAGGCCAGTACGACATCATCGCCACCGTCAAGGGCGGCGGTCTGTCGGGCCAGGCTGGCGCCGTGAAGCACGGCATCGCCCAGGCTCTCTCGAAGTTCGAACCCGCCCTGCGTGGCGCGGTGAAGGCCGCCGGCTTCCTCACCCGCGACAGCCGCGTGGTGGAACGCAAGAAGTACGGTCGCGCCAAGGCTCGCCGCAGCTTCCAGTTCTCGAAGCGCTGA